In one Vicugna pacos chromosome 22, VicPac4, whole genome shotgun sequence genomic region, the following are encoded:
- the R3HDM4 gene encoding R3H domain-containing protein 4 isoform X1: protein MVALENPEGGPEAAAAGVSPGGRRTLPLPGCLPALASSHVKRLSASKRKQHFINQAVRNSDLVPKAKGRKSLQRLENTQYLLTLLEADGGTPGPDDGDQAPPAAPGVFAEACSNETYVEVWNDFMNRSGEEQERVLRYLEDEGKTKARRRGPGRGEDRRRGTLAEDPAYTPRECFQRISRRLRAVLKRSRIPMETLETWEERLLRFFSVSPQAVYTAMLDNSFERLLLHAVCQYMDLISASADLEGRRQMKVSNRHLDFLPPGLLLSAYLEQRS from the exons ATGGTCGCGCTGGAGAACCCGGAGGGCGgcccggaggcggcggcggcaggggtCTCCCCGGGCGGGCGGCGGACGCT GCCCCTTCCGGGCTGCCTGCCCGCTCTAGCCAGCTCCCACGTGAAGAGGCTCTCGGCCTCCAAGCGGAAGCAGCACTTCATCAACCAGGCTGTGCGGAACTCAGACCTCGTGCCCAAGGCCAAGGGGCGGAAGAGCCTCCAGCGCCTGGAGAACA CCCAGTACCTCCTGACCCTGCTGGAGGCAGACGGAGGCACACCGGGCCCGGACGATGGGGACCAGGCGCCCCCCGCAGCACCTGGCGTCTTCGCGGAGGCTTGCAGCAATGAGACCTATGTCGAG GTCTGGAACGACTTCATGAACCGCTCTGGGGAGGAGCAGGAGAGGGTTCTCCGCTACCTGGAGGATGAAGGCAAGACCAAGGCACGCAGGAGGGGGCCTGGCCGCGGCGAGGACCGGCGGAGAG GGACTCTTGCAGAGGACCCGGCCTACACACCCCGCGAGTGCTTCCAGCGCATCAGCAGGCGTCTGCGAGCTGTCCTCAAGCGAAGCCGCATCCCCATG GAAACGCTGGAGACCTGGGAGGAGCGGCTGCTGAGGTTCTTCTCTGTGTCCCCCCAGGCCGTGTACACGGCCATGCTGGACAACAG CTTTGAgaggctcctgcttcacgctgtCTGCCAGTACATGGACCTCATCTCAGCCA GTGCTGACCTGGAGGGCAGGCGGCAGATGAAGGTCAGCAACCGGCATCTGGACTTCCTCCCACCGGGGCTGCTGCTGTCTGCTTACCTGGAGCAGCGCAGCTGA
- the R3HDM4 gene encoding R3H domain-containing protein 4 isoform X2, with translation MVALENPEGGPEAAAAGVSPGGRRTLPLPGCLPALASSHVKRLSASKRKQHFINQAVRNSDLVPKAKGRKSLQRLENTQYLLTLLEADGGTPGPDDGDQAPPAAPGVFAEACSNETYVEVWNDFMNRSGEEQERVLRYLEDEGKTKARRRGPGRGEDRRREDPAYTPRECFQRISRRLRAVLKRSRIPMETLETWEERLLRFFSVSPQAVYTAMLDNSFERLLLHAVCQYMDLISASADLEGRRQMKVSNRHLDFLPPGLLLSAYLEQRS, from the exons ATGGTCGCGCTGGAGAACCCGGAGGGCGgcccggaggcggcggcggcaggggtCTCCCCGGGCGGGCGGCGGACGCT GCCCCTTCCGGGCTGCCTGCCCGCTCTAGCCAGCTCCCACGTGAAGAGGCTCTCGGCCTCCAAGCGGAAGCAGCACTTCATCAACCAGGCTGTGCGGAACTCAGACCTCGTGCCCAAGGCCAAGGGGCGGAAGAGCCTCCAGCGCCTGGAGAACA CCCAGTACCTCCTGACCCTGCTGGAGGCAGACGGAGGCACACCGGGCCCGGACGATGGGGACCAGGCGCCCCCCGCAGCACCTGGCGTCTTCGCGGAGGCTTGCAGCAATGAGACCTATGTCGAG GTCTGGAACGACTTCATGAACCGCTCTGGGGAGGAGCAGGAGAGGGTTCTCCGCTACCTGGAGGATGAAGGCAAGACCAAGGCACGCAGGAGGGGGCCTGGCCGCGGCGAGGACCGGCGGAGAG AGGACCCGGCCTACACACCCCGCGAGTGCTTCCAGCGCATCAGCAGGCGTCTGCGAGCTGTCCTCAAGCGAAGCCGCATCCCCATG GAAACGCTGGAGACCTGGGAGGAGCGGCTGCTGAGGTTCTTCTCTGTGTCCCCCCAGGCCGTGTACACGGCCATGCTGGACAACAG CTTTGAgaggctcctgcttcacgctgtCTGCCAGTACATGGACCTCATCTCAGCCA GTGCTGACCTGGAGGGCAGGCGGCAGATGAAGGTCAGCAACCGGCATCTGGACTTCCTCCCACCGGGGCTGCTGCTGTCTGCTTACCTGGAGCAGCGCAGCTGA
- the KISS1R gene encoding kiSS-1 receptor — translation MRAGATSEPNVSWWALANASGCPGCSANASDSPAPAAWPVDAWIVPLFFGALLLLGLVGNSLVIFVICRHKQMRTVTNFYIANLAATDLTFLLCCVPFTALLYPLPAWVLGDFMCKFLNYIQQVSVQATCATLTAMSVDRWYVTVFPLRALHRRTPRLALAVSLGIWVGSAAVSAPVLALHRLSPGPRTYCSEAFPSRALERAFALYNLLALYLLPLAATCACYGAMLRHLGRAAVRPAAADSALQGQLLAERAGAVRAKVSRLVAAVVLLFAACWGPIQLFLVLQALGPAGAWHPRSYAAYVLKIWAHCMSYSNSALNPLLYAFLGSHFRQAFLSVCPCAPQRRPCRPRGSGPSDPAVPQAERHRLAAHQAPSMTPKPGSGEPGLRRLCVLGEGTAPL, via the exons ATGCGCGCCGGAGCCACATCTGAGCCCAACGTGTCCTGGTGGGCGCTGGCCAATGCATCCGGCTGCCCGGGCTGTAGCGCCAACGCCTCGGACAGCCCGGCCCCTGCGGCGTGGCCCGTCGACGCCTGGATCGTGCCGCTGTTCTTCGGCGCGTTGCTGCTGCTGGGCCTTGTAGGGAACTCGCTTGTCATCTTCGTCATCTGCCGCCACAAGCAGATGCGGACGGTGACCAACTTCTACATCG CCAACCTGGCGGCTACGGACTTGACGTTCCTACTGTGCTGCGTGCCCTTCACGGCTCTGCTCTACCCACTGCCTGCCTGGGTGCTGGGCGACTTCATGTGCAAGTTCCTCAACTACATCCAGCAG GTCTCGGTGCAGGCCACGTGCGCCACCCTGACCGCCATGAGCGTGGACCGCTGGTACGTGACGGTGTTCCCGCTGCGTGCCCTGCACCGCCGCACGCCCCGCCTGGCGCTGGCCGTCAGCCTCGGCATCTGGGTGG GCTCGGCGGCAGTGTCCGCGCCGGTGCTCGCCCTGCACCGCCTCTCGCCCGGGCCACGCACCTACTGCAGCGAAGCCTTTCCCAGCCGCGCCCTCGAGCGCGCCTTCGCGCTCTACAACCTGCTGGCGCTCTACCTACTGCCGCTGGCCGCCACCTGTGCCTGCTACGGGGCCATGCTGCGCCACTTGGGCCGGGCGGCCGTGAGGCCCGCGGCCGCCGACAGCGCCCTGCAG GGGCAGCTGCTGGCTGAGCGAGCGGGCGCTGTGCGCGCCAAGGTCTCGCGGCTGGTGGCAGCCGTGGTCCTGCTCTTCGCGGCCTGCTGGGGCCCCATTCAGCTGTTCCTGGTGCTGCAGGCGCTGGGCCCAGCGGGCGCCTGGCATCCGCGCAGCTACGCGGCTTACGTGCTCAAGATCTGGGCGCACTGCATGTCCTACAGCAATTCGGCGCTGAACCCTTTGCTCTACGCGTTCTTGGGCTCCCATTTCCGGCAGGCCTTCCTCAGCGTCTGCCCCTGCGCTCCCCAACGGCGCCCCTGTCGACCCCGCGGGTCTGGACCGTCAGATCCCGCCGTCCCCCAAGCCGAGCGGCACCGCCTGGCTGCCCACCAGGCCCCCTCCATGACCCCAAAGCCAGGCAGCGGCGAGCCAGGGCTGCGCAGGCTGTGTGTCCTGGGGGAAGGCACTGCCCCTCTCTGA